From Pseudomonadota bacterium, a single genomic window includes:
- a CDS encoding 2-isopropylmalate synthase gives MEDQDYVRIFDTTLRDGEQSPGATMTSSEKIEVARVLSRLGVDIIEAGFPAASPDDLAAVQAIAGEVGQRAVEGRPSDEPPIICGLARATQRDLDKAWSGVKDARRPRIHTFLATSPIHREHKLRMTCEQVKDRVREMVAYARSLCADVEFSPEDGGRTEPEFLHEVLALAIAAGATTLNIPDTVGYTMPEEYGAMIAGVRSQVAGVEGVVLSVHCHDDLGLATANTLAGLRAGARQAEVTLNGIGERAGNAALEEIVMALHTRRAQLGLRTQIDTTQLVRASRVVSACTGIAVQPNKAIVGANAFAHESGIHQDGMLKHHQTYEIMRPETVGAAQTLLVLGKHSGRHAFALRLVELGYHLEGEQLEKAFDRFKQLADRKKQVVDADIEALISSEFLEARDYYTLDGLQVSCGSIGMPTATVRLVGPDGTQHVRAVVGTGPVDAAYKAIDQIVELHTTLLEFSVHSVTEGIDALGEVGVRIRAEVPGPRISPQHAATTTRVFRGHGAETDIVVASAKAYLTAINRLIGALERARDASARPATGEFKASTAAPKASA, from the coding sequence ATGGAAGACCAGGACTACGTACGCATCTTCGATACGACCCTGCGCGATGGCGAGCAGTCGCCCGGCGCGACGATGACCTCGTCCGAAAAGATCGAGGTCGCGCGGGTGCTCTCCCGGCTCGGCGTCGACATCATCGAGGCCGGCTTTCCGGCGGCCTCGCCGGATGACCTGGCCGCCGTCCAGGCGATCGCCGGCGAGGTCGGCCAGCGCGCCGTCGAGGGGCGGCCGAGCGACGAGCCACCGATCATTTGCGGTCTGGCGCGCGCCACGCAGCGCGACCTCGACAAGGCCTGGAGCGGGGTCAAGGACGCGCGGCGGCCGCGCATCCACACCTTCCTCGCCACCTCGCCGATTCACCGCGAGCATAAGCTGCGGATGACCTGCGAGCAGGTCAAGGACCGCGTGCGCGAGATGGTGGCCTACGCGCGCAGCCTCTGCGCCGACGTCGAGTTCAGCCCCGAGGATGGCGGCCGCACCGAGCCCGAGTTTCTGCACGAGGTGCTGGCGCTGGCGATCGCCGCCGGTGCGACGACGCTCAACATCCCCGACACGGTCGGCTACACGATGCCCGAGGAGTACGGCGCGATGATCGCCGGCGTGCGCAGTCAGGTGGCCGGCGTCGAAGGCGTCGTGCTCTCGGTCCACTGCCACGACGATCTCGGGCTCGCGACCGCCAACACGCTGGCGGGGCTGCGCGCCGGTGCGCGCCAGGCCGAGGTGACCCTCAACGGCATCGGCGAGCGCGCCGGCAACGCGGCGCTGGAAGAGATCGTGATGGCGCTGCACACGCGCCGCGCCCAGCTCGGCCTGCGCACGCAGATCGACACGACGCAGCTCGTCCGCGCCAGCCGCGTCGTCAGCGCCTGCACGGGCATCGCCGTACAGCCGAACAAGGCGATCGTCGGCGCCAACGCCTTCGCCCACGAGTCGGGCATCCACCAGGATGGGATGCTCAAGCACCATCAGACCTACGAGATCATGCGGCCCGAGACGGTGGGGGCGGCGCAGACCTTGCTGGTGCTCGGCAAGCACTCGGGCCGCCACGCCTTCGCCCTGCGCTTGGTCGAGCTCGGCTACCACCTCGAGGGCGAGCAGCTCGAGAAGGCCTTCGATCGCTTCAAGCAGCTCGCGGACCGCAAGAAGCAGGTGGTCGACGCCGACATCGAGGCGCTGATCAGCTCGGAGTTTCTCGAGGCGCGTGACTACTACACGCTCGACGGCCTGCAGGTCTCCTGCGGCTCGATCGGCATGCCCACGGCGACCGTACGCCTGGTGGGGCCCGACGGCACCCAGCACGTGCGGGCGGTCGTCGGCACCGGCCCCGTCGATGCCGCCTACAAGGCCATCGACCAGATCGTCGAGCTCCATACGACCTTGCTCGAGTTCTCCGTCCACTCGGTGACCGAGGGCATCGACGCGCTCGGCGAGGTCGGGGTGCGCATTCGCGCCGAGGTGCCGGGTCCGCGGATCAGCCCGCAGCACGCGGCGACGACGACGCGGGTCTTTCGCGGGCACGGCGCCGAGACCGACATCGTGGTCGCCAGCGCCAAGGCCTACCTGACGGCGATCAACCGCTTGATCGGCGCCCTCGAGCGCGCCCGCGACGCCAGCGCGCGCCCGGCGACCGGGGAGTTCAAGGCCTCGACGGCGGCGCCGAAGGCCTCCGCATAG
- the ilvN gene encoding acetolactate synthase small subunit, translated as MDRAISRTFIAYVEDKPGVLNRVVSLFRRRAYNIESLTVGRTHEPGVSRLTMITCADDDTARRLEAHLYKLVNVLRVRDITAVPSVARDLALIKVKAAATERAEILEIAKVFRARVVDIATDALIVEITGEQEKIDGLVALLRPFGILEMVNSGMVAMTRSAELATVEPGSGARPLAASSAA; from the coding sequence ATGGATCGCGCGATTTCCCGTACCTTCATCGCCTATGTCGAAGACAAGCCCGGCGTGCTGAACCGCGTCGTCTCGCTCTTTCGCCGCCGTGCCTACAACATCGAGTCGCTGACGGTCGGACGCACGCACGAGCCGGGCGTCTCGCGCCTGACGATGATCACCTGCGCCGACGACGACACGGCGCGGCGGCTCGAGGCGCATCTCTACAAGCTGGTCAATGTCCTGCGCGTGCGCGACATCACGGCCGTTCCCTCGGTCGCGCGCGACCTGGCGCTGATCAAGGTCAAGGCCGCCGCCACCGAACGCGCGGAGATCCTCGAGATCGCCAAGGTCTTCCGCGCGCGCGTGGTCGACATCGCCACCGATGCGCTGATCGTCGAGATCACCGGCGAGCAGGAGAAGATCGACGGCCTCGTCGCGCTGCTCCGGCCCTTCGGCATCCTCGAGATGGTCAACAGCGGCATGGTGGCGATGACCCGCAGCGCCGAGCTGGCCACGGTGGAGCCGGGCAGCGGGGCTCGTCCGCTGGCGGCCTCGAGCGCGGCGTAG
- the ilvB gene encoding biosynthetic-type acetolactate synthase large subunit, whose product MQRTGAQVIWEVLAREGVEVCFGYPGGAIMPAYDALLDYDVRHVLVRHEQGAAHMADGYARASGKVGVAVATSGPGALNLVTGIATAMMDSSPIVCITGQVAGFLLGTDGFQETDLTGVTLPITKHNYLVTRADEIAPALREAFYIARSGRPGPVVVDITKDAQQASTEFAWDNNPIELPGYREPAAVPQAALTRALELIHDAKRPLILSGQGVVQSGATAEVVRFAETGHLPVALTLLGLGGFPATHALSLGMMGMHGEAWVNTAIQEADLLIALGMRFDDRVTGKLATYAPHARKIHIDIDASEINKNVKVDLPIVADLRTTLLALQPQLEHKDRAEWLARIATLKGETAVRDIQALPDDGHLYAAHVMHDLWRATEGKALVVSDVGQHQMWEAQYYKHDYPRKLLTSGGLGTMGFALPAAIGARFAQPQEEIWAIAGDGGFQMTACELATCAQEQLKLNIAVINNGYLGMVRQWQEFFYDRRYSATPMKSPDFVKLAEAHGLQGLVVTRRDQVAGAIETARKAPGTFLVEFRVEKEDSVYPMVPAGADLDKMIRRPHRSPTSEV is encoded by the coding sequence ATGCAACGCACGGGAGCCCAGGTGATCTGGGAGGTGCTCGCTCGCGAGGGCGTGGAGGTCTGCTTCGGCTACCCCGGCGGGGCGATCATGCCGGCCTATGACGCCTTGCTCGACTACGACGTGCGCCATGTGCTGGTGCGCCACGAGCAAGGGGCCGCGCACATGGCCGACGGCTACGCCCGCGCCTCGGGCAAGGTCGGCGTCGCGGTGGCCACCTCGGGCCCGGGCGCGCTCAACCTGGTCACGGGCATCGCCACGGCGATGATGGACTCCTCGCCGATCGTCTGCATCACCGGCCAGGTCGCGGGCTTTCTGCTGGGAACCGACGGCTTCCAGGAGACCGACCTCACCGGCGTGACGCTGCCGATCACCAAGCATAACTACCTGGTGACCCGCGCCGACGAGATCGCCCCCGCGCTGCGCGAGGCGTTCTACATCGCACGCTCGGGACGTCCCGGGCCGGTGGTCGTCGACATCACCAAGGACGCGCAGCAGGCCTCGACCGAGTTCGCCTGGGATAACAATCCCATCGAGCTGCCGGGCTATCGCGAGCCCGCCGCCGTGCCGCAGGCCGCGCTGACGCGGGCGCTGGAGCTGATCCATGACGCCAAGCGCCCGCTGATCCTGTCGGGCCAGGGCGTGGTCCAGTCCGGCGCCACCGCCGAGGTCGTGCGCTTCGCCGAGACGGGCCACCTGCCCGTCGCCCTGACGCTGCTCGGCCTGGGCGGCTTTCCGGCGACCCACGCGCTGAGCCTCGGCATGATGGGGATGCACGGCGAGGCCTGGGTCAACACGGCGATCCAGGAGGCCGATCTGCTGATCGCCCTCGGCATGCGCTTCGACGATCGCGTGACCGGCAAGCTGGCGACCTACGCGCCACACGCGCGCAAGATCCACATCGACATCGATGCCTCCGAGATCAACAAGAACGTCAAGGTCGACCTGCCGATCGTCGCCGACCTGCGCACCACGCTGCTGGCGCTGCAGCCGCAGCTCGAGCATAAGGACCGCGCCGAGTGGCTGGCGCGCATCGCGACGCTGAAGGGCGAGACCGCCGTGCGCGACATCCAGGCGCTGCCCGACGACGGCCACCTCTATGCCGCCCACGTGATGCACGATCTCTGGCGCGCGACCGAGGGCAAGGCCTTGGTGGTCTCCGACGTCGGCCAGCATCAGATGTGGGAGGCGCAGTATTACAAGCACGACTACCCGCGCAAGCTGCTGACCTCGGGCGGCCTGGGCACGATGGGCTTCGCGCTGCCGGCAGCGATCGGCGCGCGCTTCGCGCAGCCCCAGGAGGAGATCTGGGCGATCGCCGGCGACGGCGGCTTCCAGATGACGGCGTGCGAGCTCGCGACCTGCGCCCAGGAGCAGCTCAAGCTCAACATCGCCGTGATCAACAACGGCTACCTCGGGATGGTGCGGCAGTGGCAGGAGTTCTTCTATGATCGCCGCTACTCGGCGACACCGATGAAGAGCCCCGACTTCGTCAAGCTGGCCGAGGCCCACGGGCTTCAGGGCCTGGTGGTGACGCGGCGTGACCAGGTGGCCGGCGCGATCGAGACCGCACGCAAGGCGCCGGGCACCTTCCTGGTCGAGTTCCGCGTCGAGAAGGAAGACAGCGTCTACCCGATGGTGCCGGCCGGTGCGGACCTGGACAAGATGATCCGCCGCCCGCATCGCAGCCCGACTTCGGAGGTGTAA